From a single Gimesia fumaroli genomic region:
- a CDS encoding class I SAM-dependent methyltransferase has translation MSSESHSELDCFRQLHNAPEIFELIQQHSGSEFQLQKQLRETYSQDLVRAALTLFELRIRGRAKFSKADQMWFDRKSLEQATPELVSQHKAARFSGTVYDFCCGMGGDLIALAKHAHVTGVDLEPVLCQFAHWNSDVYGVSDSVSVINSRLEEIRDREGRLHIDPDRRPHSGGKVIRIEDYLPGLETLLELIEQFQGGAIKLSPASNFAGKFPGTEVELISLNGECKEATIWFGDLAGDQEYRATAISKTGEVDSIAGHPMDAFVDLTEPGAYVYDPDPAVVRSGLLDVAADQYGVSRLDPEEEYLTSTEAVESPFFRRFRVLDDLPNNDRDLKKYFRSADFGQLEIKCRRIPVSIEALRRKLSLKGNAAGVLIIARLQGKSRALICERE, from the coding sequence ATGTCCAGCGAGTCACATTCCGAGCTTGATTGCTTTCGTCAACTGCATAATGCTCCTGAAATCTTTGAACTGATCCAACAGCATTCCGGATCCGAATTCCAGTTACAGAAACAGTTACGGGAAACCTATTCTCAGGATCTGGTGCGGGCGGCGTTAACGTTATTCGAACTTCGGATACGAGGACGGGCCAAGTTTTCTAAAGCAGACCAGATGTGGTTTGACCGTAAAAGTCTGGAACAGGCGACCCCCGAACTGGTTTCACAGCACAAAGCAGCCCGCTTTTCCGGAACCGTTTATGATTTTTGTTGTGGCATGGGAGGCGATCTGATCGCGCTGGCAAAACATGCGCATGTGACGGGCGTTGATCTGGAGCCTGTGTTGTGCCAATTTGCACATTGGAATAGCGACGTTTACGGCGTGTCGGATTCAGTGAGTGTGATCAATTCTCGCCTGGAAGAAATTCGGGATCGCGAGGGACGATTGCACATAGACCCGGATCGGCGGCCGCATTCCGGGGGGAAAGTGATTCGGATTGAGGATTATCTGCCTGGACTGGAGACACTGTTGGAGTTGATTGAACAGTTTCAAGGCGGTGCAATCAAGCTCAGTCCTGCCAGTAATTTTGCAGGTAAATTTCCTGGCACCGAGGTAGAACTGATCAGTCTGAATGGAGAATGTAAAGAAGCAACGATCTGGTTTGGTGACCTGGCAGGGGACCAGGAATATCGGGCGACGGCCATTTCAAAAACGGGCGAAGTTGACAGTATCGCCGGTCATCCGATGGATGCCTTTGTGGATCTCACAGAGCCCGGGGCATATGTTTATGATCCCGACCCGGCGGTGGTCCGTTCCGGTTTACTCGATGTGGCAGCAGATCAGTATGGAGTAAGCCGCCTGGATCCTGAAGAAGAATATCTGACATCTACCGAAGCAGTAGAGTCTCCTTTTTTCAGACGATTTCGTGTTCTGGATGACTTACCCAACAATGACCGGGATTTGAAAAAATATTTTCGGTCTGCCGATTTTGGGCAACTGGAAATCAAGTGCCGCCGCATTCCGGTGTCGATTGAAGCATTACGCCGCAAACTGTCATTGAAAGGGAATGCGGCGGGAGTGTTGATTATTGCCCGTTTACAGGGAAAATCGCGGGCGCTGATTTGCGAACGCGAATAG
- a CDS encoding Gfo/Idh/MocA family protein, with the protein METMNGQLNRKLRMALVGGGQGSFIGRVHSIAACLDNRAELVAGALSSNPEKAKASAPAYDIKPDRAYGSIEELVEKESALPEDQRIDFVSIATPNFTHFPIAKTAVEAGFNVICDKPMTFDLAQAEELKTLVEKSGVVFAVSHNYTGYPLVRMAREMILSGELGEIQAVRSNYIQGWLRSRLEEEEQKQAAWRTDPAKSGAAGAFGDIATHAYNLGRYMTGLLPEEISCNLKIFAPGRQLDDYGHAVIRFQNGALGTVTASQISHGRENDLFIEIDGTKGALAWRQEEPNQMVIRRNGQPHSIYTRDPNAPFMNEMGAAACRLPAGHPEAFYEAFANIYRGAYDAMISRITGQPFESKNTIYPNVYDGVEGMFFIQQSVASSHENGAWLPFQCDSARS; encoded by the coding sequence ATGGAAACAATGAACGGTCAACTCAATCGTAAATTGCGGATGGCACTGGTAGGTGGGGGACAGGGGTCGTTTATCGGTCGGGTGCATTCCATTGCCGCCTGCCTGGATAATCGGGCCGAGTTGGTGGCAGGGGCTCTGTCGTCCAATCCCGAAAAAGCAAAAGCATCAGCGCCCGCTTATGATATTAAGCCAGACCGGGCCTATGGTTCCATTGAAGAACTGGTCGAAAAAGAATCAGCGCTTCCAGAGGATCAGCGGATTGATTTTGTCAGCATTGCGACGCCCAATTTCACCCATTTTCCGATTGCGAAGACGGCTGTGGAAGCCGGGTTCAATGTGATCTGTGATAAGCCCATGACCTTTGACCTGGCACAGGCCGAAGAATTGAAAACACTCGTCGAGAAATCAGGCGTGGTGTTTGCCGTCAGCCATAATTACACCGGGTATCCCCTGGTGCGGATGGCGCGAGAAATGATTCTGTCGGGAGAACTGGGTGAGATTCAGGCCGTTCGCTCCAATTATATTCAAGGCTGGTTGCGTTCTCGCCTGGAAGAGGAAGAGCAAAAACAGGCTGCCTGGCGCACCGATCCTGCAAAATCGGGAGCCGCTGGTGCTTTTGGTGACATCGCCACACACGCTTATAATCTGGGCCGTTATATGACGGGACTTTTGCCGGAAGAGATTTCGTGCAACTTGAAGATCTTCGCCCCCGGACGCCAGTTGGATGATTACGGTCATGCCGTAATTCGTTTTCAAAACGGCGCATTGGGTACTGTCACCGCCAGCCAGATTTCACATGGTCGGGAAAATGATCTGTTTATCGAGATCGACGGTACCAAAGGCGCGCTGGCCTGGCGACAGGAAGAACCGAATCAGATGGTGATCCGTCGCAACGGGCAACCGCATTCGATCTATACACGCGATCCGAATGCGCCGTTTATGAATGAGATGGGAGCGGCTGCCTGCCGATTGCCTGCAGGACATCCGGAAGCCTTCTATGAAGCGTTTGCCAATATTTACCGCGGAGCATATGACGCGATGATCAGCCGGATAACCGGACAGCCCTTCGAATCCAAAAATACGATCTACCCTAATGTGTACGATGGGGTGGAAGGGATGTTCTTTATTCAGCAGTCGGTTGCCAGTAGTCATGAAAATGGTGCCTGGCTGCCGTTTCAGTGTGATAGCGCTCGCAGCTAG